A section of the Citrobacter farmeri genome encodes:
- the ybgI gene encoding radiation resistance protein YbgI, whose product MKNTELEQLINEKLNSAAISDYAPNGLQVEGKETVQKIVTGVTASQALLDEAVRLQADAVIVHHGYFWKGESPVIRGMKRNRLKTLLANDINLYGWHLPLDAHPELGNNAQLAALLGITVMGEIEPLVPWGELAMPVSGLELASWIEARLGRKPLWCGDTGPDTVKRVAWCTGGGQSFIDSAAQAGVDAFITGEVSEQTIHSAREQGLHFYAAGHHATERGGIRALSEWLTENTDLDVTFIDIPNPA is encoded by the coding sequence ATGAAAAACACCGAACTGGAACAACTGATCAACGAGAAACTGAACAGCGCCGCTATCAGTGACTACGCGCCAAACGGTTTACAGGTTGAAGGCAAAGAGACGGTGCAGAAAATCGTCACCGGCGTGACCGCCAGTCAGGCGTTACTGGATGAAGCGGTGCGTCTGCAAGCCGATGCGGTCATCGTTCATCATGGTTATTTCTGGAAAGGCGAGTCCCCGGTGATTCGCGGGATGAAGCGCAATCGTCTGAAAACGTTGCTGGCGAATGACATTAACCTCTACGGCTGGCATCTCCCGCTGGATGCGCATCCCGAACTGGGCAACAACGCGCAACTGGCGGCGCTGTTGGGGATCACCGTAATGGGGGAAATCGAGCCGCTGGTACCCTGGGGCGAACTGGCGATGCCGGTCTCCGGGCTGGAACTGGCGTCGTGGATTGAAGCGCGTCTTGGGCGCAAGCCGTTGTGGTGCGGTGATACCGGGCCAGATACCGTCAAACGCGTCGCCTGGTGCACCGGCGGCGGACAAAGCTTCATCGACAGCGCCGCGCAGGCTGGTGTCGACGCCTTTATCACAGGTGAAGTTTCCGAACAAACCATCCACTCTGCCCGTGAACAGGGGCTGCATTTTTACGCCGCCGGACACCATGCCACTGAACGCGGCGGGATCCGCGCGCTCAGCGAATGGCTGACAGAGAACACCGATTTGGATGTGACGTTTATTGATATTCCAAACCCGGCATAA